The following nucleotide sequence is from Tardiphaga alba.
GCGATCAGCCCCTTGCTCTGGCACCAATGCACCAGCGCATCTTCCTGTCCGTGCGTGACCCAGATTTCTCCAGCACCGGTCGCGCCGATGGTGGCGCAAAGCCCGTCCCAATCCGCATGATCGGAAATAATCAGCGGCAGCTCGATGCCACGCTGCCGCGCGCGCGCACGCACGCGCATCCATCCGGATGCAAAGGCCGTGACCGGATCGGGAAAACGCCGCGTCCACAGATCGGACGTCGCCGATGGCGGTGCCAGTGTGATGGTGCCGGCGAGGTCGGCCTTCTTCACGCCCTTCACCGGGCGCAGCTCGCCGAGATCGATGCCGCGCTGCTGATAGTAACTGGTGATCTTCTCCATGGCGCCATGCAGATAGATTGGTGCGTCGTAGCCGGCCTCGCGGATCAGCTTGATCACCCGCTGCGCCTTTCCCAACGAATAGGCACCGACCAGATGCGCCCGCTCCGGAAACAGTGCAACGGAGGCCAGCAGCTTGCGCACCTCATCCGCGGCATCGCCGTGCCGAAACACCGGCAGGCCGAACGTTGCTTCGGTGATGAACACATCGCACGGCACCACCTCGAACGGCGTACAGGTCGGATCATGCGCGTCCTTGTAGTCGCCGGAGGCGACGATGCAGGTGCCCTTGCAAGTCACCGCGATCTGCGCGGAGCCGAGTACATGCCCGGCCGGATGGCAGGAGATGGTGACGTCGCCGAGTTTGAGGCTTTCGCCGTAGGAAATTTCCTGCGTCGAACCCGCAAAATTCTCCCCATAGCGCAGCCGCATCATGTCCAGCGTCTCCCGCGTCGCCAGCACGGCGCCATGGCCGGGGCGGGCGTGGTCGGAATGGCCGTGGGTAATGACCGCACGATCGACCGGTCTGACCGGATCGATGTGGAATCCACCGGGTTTGCAGAGAAGGCCGGCCGGTTCGGGGATCAGGATGTCTTGCGGGCGCATGGTCATGATATAGGCCCGCTCGGGGCCGGTTGAAGTCATCGAGCGAACGCCCCTCGCTTTGCCCGGTTCCCTTATGGCGCACGTCTTCATGTCATCCGGCGAAATGATCGCCGACCGTCGTTTCGATTATGGACGCGATCTTGAGCTCCGGGGCGATCTCGCGGGTGCGGCCGATCTGTTCACGCAGGCCATCGAACTGGCGCCGGAATTCGCCTCGGCCTGGTTCGCGCTAGGCGATATCCGCGAGCGGCAGGGCGACAAAGCCGGAGCGATCGAGGCGTTCCGGCGCGCCAAGGCGACAGATGGCGCCGATTACCTAGGCGCAGACCTGCGGCTGTTGCGGCTTACCGGCGATCAGCTGGCGGCGATGTCGCCGCACTACGTCACCACGCTTTATGATCAATACGCGTCGAAATTCGAGCAATCCCTTGTTGGTGAACTCGGCTATCGCGGTCCGGCGCTGCTGTTCGACGCGGTGTGCGAAGCGACGTCGCAGCGGATGCGTTTCCACCGCGCCGTCGATCTCGGCTGCGGCACCGGTCTCGCCGCGCAAGCATTCCAGAAATGCGTCGAGGAATTCATCGGCATCGATCTCTCCGCCGAGATGATCAAGCGCGCGCAGGCGACGGGGCTTTACAAGGCGCTGGAGACGAGCGATGCGGTCGATGGCCTGCGGCAGCAGTCCGATGCGAGCGCCGATCTCGTGCTTGCTGCCGACATGATGATCTACATCCACGACCTCGCGCCGTTGTTCATGGAGGTCTCGCGTGTGCTGAAGACCGGCGGGTTGTTCGCCTTCACCGCAGAGACCCACAACGGCGATGGCGTCACCCTCGGCGCCGGTCTTCGTTTCGCGCAAAGCGAGGCACATTTGCGCGGCCTGCTCGGCACTGCGGGTCTTGTCGTCGAACACATCGACAACGCCTCGATCCGTACCGAAGGCGAGATGCCCGTGCCGAGCCTCGTGATGGTGGCTTCGAAAGCCTGACCTGATACACGATCAAACAAAAACCCCGGCCTTTCGGCCGGGGTTTTGCTGTTTGACGCTGTTGTTATCGTGATCAGTACTTCGCAACGACCGGGGTGTTGAAGTGGTAGTTCAGGCCGGTGCGGAAAATGTGCTCGGTGGTCTTCGTGCTCGACACGATGTC
It contains:
- a CDS encoding ligase-associated DNA damage response exonuclease; its protein translation is MRPQDILIPEPAGLLCKPGGFHIDPVRPVDRAVITHGHSDHARPGHGAVLATRETLDMMRLRYGENFAGSTQEISYGESLKLGDVTISCHPAGHVLGSAQIAVTCKGTCIVASGDYKDAHDPTCTPFEVVPCDVFITEATFGLPVFRHGDAADEVRKLLASVALFPERAHLVGAYSLGKAQRVIKLIREAGYDAPIYLHGAMEKITSYYQQRGIDLGELRPVKGVKKADLAGTITLAPPSATSDLWTRRFPDPVTAFASGWMRVRARARQRGIELPLIISDHADWDGLCATIGATGAGEIWVTHGQEDALVHWCQSKGLIARPLALVGYGDEEEEESLPAGESADA
- a CDS encoding methyltransferase domain-containing protein; its protein translation is MSSGEMIADRRFDYGRDLELRGDLAGAADLFTQAIELAPEFASAWFALGDIRERQGDKAGAIEAFRRAKATDGADYLGADLRLLRLTGDQLAAMSPHYVTTLYDQYASKFEQSLVGELGYRGPALLFDAVCEATSQRMRFHRAVDLGCGTGLAAQAFQKCVEEFIGIDLSAEMIKRAQATGLYKALETSDAVDGLRQQSDASADLVLAADMMIYIHDLAPLFMEVSRVLKTGGLFAFTAETHNGDGVTLGAGLRFAQSEAHLRGLLGTAGLVVEHIDNASIRTEGEMPVPSLVMVASKA